The following are encoded in a window of Flavobacterium psychrotrophum genomic DNA:
- a CDS encoding substrate-binding domain-containing protein: protein MKIIAIDNFKSLPKYRQIVLSIETAISEKRLKRGDKLPSVNKVALEFSLSRDTVLLAYDDLKKRGIIYARLGKGYYVKSEGFILEQRIFLLFDEFNSFKEDLYNSFKETMGSGAQIDIFFHYFSLDVFKKLVNENNGDYSKYVIMPTTLKGAATVIKTLPKNDVYILDQTTDELAEYPSVHQNFVNDMYKALTAGETKLRKYNKLILIFPESKQPPGMREGFIKFCEEHGFIYEIIPDFENHTITPGEAYVIPNDRHLVNVIEQARVQQLKIGKDVGIISYNDIPLKKVVGNGITTISTDFTAMGKILAEMIVLQKPDSVENVSRLIQRGSL, encoded by the coding sequence ATGAAGATAATCGCTATAGACAACTTTAAAAGCCTGCCAAAGTACAGGCAGATAGTGCTTTCGATAGAAACCGCAATAAGCGAAAAACGCCTGAAACGCGGGGACAAGCTGCCCAGTGTAAATAAGGTGGCACTGGAGTTTTCGCTGTCGCGCGATACGGTATTGCTTGCCTATGACGACCTTAAAAAGCGCGGTATTATCTATGCCCGTTTAGGAAAAGGCTACTACGTTAAAAGCGAAGGCTTTATATTAGAACAACGTATTTTTTTATTGTTTGACGAATTTAACTCTTTTAAGGAAGACCTCTACAATTCATTTAAAGAAACCATGGGCAGCGGCGCGCAGATCGACATCTTTTTTCACTACTTCAGCCTTGATGTATTTAAAAAACTTGTAAACGAAAACAATGGCGACTACAGCAAATATGTTATAATGCCTACTACCCTTAAAGGTGCTGCTACGGTTATAAAAACACTGCCAAAAAATGATGTTTACATCCTAGATCAGACTACCGATGAACTTGCGGAGTACCCATCTGTACACCAGAACTTTGTAAATGACATGTACAAAGCCCTTACGGCAGGCGAAACAAAACTACGCAAATACAACAAGCTGATCCTGATATTTCCGGAATCGAAACAGCCACCAGGTATGCGCGAGGGCTTTATTAAGTTTTGCGAAGAACATGGCTTTATCTACGAGATTATTCCTGATTTTGAGAACCACACCATAACTCCCGGTGAGGCATATGTAATACCAAACGACCGCCACCTGGTAAACGTTATTGAGCAGGCACGGGTACAGCAACTTAAGATAGGTAAAGACGTAGGGATTATATCATACAACGACATTCCGCTTAAGAAGGTAGTAGGTAACGGCATTACGACCATCTCTACCGACTTTACCGCTATGGGCAAAATACTCGCCGAAATGATCGTACTGCAAAAACCGGATAGCGTAGAGAATGTGAGCAGGCTGATACAGCGGGGGTCGTTGTAA
- a CDS encoding aldose epimerase family protein — protein sequence MEKTSNSYLSPNCVTNLFGTLPDGKKVCSYTLANAQGMEVTVINYGATITSLKVPSVNGPVDVVLGFDTIEKYIDSFGLPSGPYYGSVIGRYAGRISNAAFTLNGETFTLNANNNGNTLHGGNIGFGRAYWQMKRIKGGDRPSIIFTYTSKDGEENFPGNLSIDVEYTLTENNELLVDYTATTDKTTVLNLTQHSYFNLGGHSQSLAGQEVQVNTDKMLEVTEGGIPTGNLANVDGTRFDFRSLKEIPQQLDNSFVLSGDFSKEAAVLKCKDTGLKMSVFTNQSSVHIYVGGNCFGQITGKEGAAYTAYSAICFETQNYPDAPNRPEFPSSVLNPGETYRQETKYKFETL from the coding sequence ATGGAAAAAACCAGTAATTCATATTTAAGTCCGAATTGTGTTACGAATTTATTTGGCACTTTGCCCGATGGTAAAAAAGTGTGCAGCTATACGCTTGCCAATGCGCAAGGTATGGAAGTAACCGTAATAAACTATGGGGCTACCATTACATCTTTAAAAGTTCCGTCGGTAAACGGGCCTGTAGATGTGGTGCTGGGTTTTGATACAATAGAAAAATACATCGACTCTTTTGGGTTGCCGTCAGGCCCTTATTATGGGTCGGTTATTGGCAGGTATGCAGGGCGCATCAGCAATGCAGCATTTACACTTAACGGAGAAACGTTTACCCTTAATGCAAACAATAATGGTAATACGCTTCATGGCGGTAACATTGGCTTTGGCCGTGCCTACTGGCAAATGAAACGTATAAAGGGCGGCGACAGGCCATCGATAATTTTTACCTACACCAGTAAAGATGGCGAAGAGAATTTTCCGGGCAACCTTTCCATTGATGTAGAATATACCCTTACCGAAAATAATGAGCTGCTTGTAGATTACACGGCAACTACAGATAAAACAACAGTACTTAACCTTACACAGCACAGCTATTTTAACCTTGGCGGACATTCGCAATCGTTAGCAGGGCAGGAAGTACAGGTTAATACAGATAAGATGCTTGAAGTAACAGAGGGCGGTATACCTACGGGTAACCTGGCCAATGTAGACGGTACACGTTTTGACTTCAGGAGTTTAAAAGAAATTCCGCAGCAGCTTGATAACTCATTTGTGTTAAGCGGAGATTTTAGTAAGGAAGCGGCTGTGCTGAAATGTAAAGATACAGGGCTTAAAATGAGCGTATTTACCAACCAGTCCAGCGTGCACATTTATGTGGGTGGCAACTGTTTTGGACAAATTACGGGCAAAGAAGGAGCAGCTTACACAGCGTACAGCGCCATTTGCTTTGAAACACAAAATTATCCTGATGCACCAAACAGGCCGGAGTTTCCGTCATCGGTGCTAAATCCGGGAGAAACCTACAGGCAGGAGACAAAATATAAGTTTGAAACACTATAG
- a CDS encoding sodium/sugar symporter — translation MKSLSTADYIVFLVYFVLIVGYGLWIYNRKKKEATTSGDYFLAEGSLTWWAIGASLIASNISAEQFIGMSGSGFKLGLAIATYEWMAALTLIVVAVFFIPVYLKNKIFTMPQFLSQRYNSNVAMIMAVFWLLLYVIVNLTSILYLGALAISSISGINFELCIAFLAIFSIMITLGGMKVIGFTDVIQVFFLILGGLITTYLALNLVADEFGGSGVLDGFSFMTSHASDHFQMIFSKEDANYSALPGLSVLIGGMLIVNLNYWGCNQYITQRALGADIKTARGGLLFASFLKLMMPLIVVIPGIAAYVLYQNGSFQTEMLQAGELNPDRAYPVLLNLLPSGLKGLSFAALTAAIVASLAGKANSIATIFTLDIYKKKINPEASEKKLVSVGKATVVVAMVIAIIIAPFLGIDKKGGFEFIQEYTGFVSPGIFAMFLLGFFWKKATSNAALFATIGGFIFSCVLKFLPGIMDLSFLYPIGWAVPNTAGVYEIPFLDRMAIVFVLCVVGMFFISKKETQKGIQPNGLEIDTTMFKVTPSFMAGSVIVVGITAALYTIFW, via the coding sequence ATGAAATCATTATCTACTGCAGACTATATCGTTTTCCTGGTCTACTTTGTACTTATTGTAGGCTACGGACTCTGGATATACAACCGCAAAAAGAAAGAAGCCACCACGAGCGGTGACTACTTTCTTGCTGAGGGCTCACTTACATGGTGGGCTATTGGCGCATCGCTTATTGCCAGTAACATTAGTGCTGAGCAGTTTATAGGGATGAGCGGCAGCGGCTTTAAGCTGGGTCTTGCCATTGCCACTTACGAGTGGATGGCGGCGCTTACGCTTATTGTTGTGGCTGTATTTTTTATTCCGGTATATCTTAAAAACAAGATATTTACCATGCCACAGTTCTTAAGCCAGCGTTATAACAGTAACGTTGCCATGATCATGGCTGTATTCTGGCTGTTGCTGTATGTTATTGTAAATCTTACTTCTATATTGTATCTGGGTGCTTTGGCAATAAGCAGTATATCAGGCATTAACTTTGAGCTGTGTATTGCATTCCTTGCTATATTCTCTATCATGATTACCCTTGGCGGAATGAAGGTTATTGGCTTTACCGATGTTATACAGGTATTCTTCCTGATACTGGGAGGGCTTATAACTACTTACCTTGCGCTTAACCTTGTAGCCGATGAATTTGGCGGTAGCGGTGTGTTAGACGGCTTTAGCTTTATGACCAGCCATGCCAGCGACCACTTCCAGATGATCTTTTCTAAAGAAGATGCTAATTACAGCGCGTTACCTGGATTATCGGTACTTATAGGCGGTATGCTTATTGTTAACCTTAACTACTGGGGTTGTAACCAGTATATTACACAGCGCGCTCTTGGGGCAGATATTAAAACGGCACGTGGTGGTTTGTTATTTGCATCGTTCCTTAAACTAATGATGCCGCTTATCGTGGTAATACCGGGAATTGCCGCTTATGTATTGTACCAAAACGGTAGTTTCCAGACAGAGATGCTACAGGCCGGCGAACTAAATCCTGACAGGGCATACCCTGTACTGCTAAACCTGTTGCCATCGGGCCTTAAAGGGTTGTCATTTGCGGCGCTAACGGCTGCTATCGTGGCATCGCTTGCAGGTAAGGCAAACAGTATTGCTACTATCTTTACTCTTGATATTTATAAGAAAAAAATAAACCCTGAAGCCAGCGAAAAGAAACTGGTTAGTGTAGGTAAGGCCACTGTGGTAGTTGCCATGGTTATTGCCATTATTATAGCACCATTCCTTGGGATAGATAAAAAAGGAGGCTTTGAATTTATACAGGAATATACAGGCTTTGTAAGCCCGGGTATTTTTGCCATGTTCCTATTAGGCTTCTTCTGGAAAAAAGCAACCAGTAACGCAGCATTGTTTGCTACCATTGGTGGCTTTATATTCTCTTGTGTGCTTAAATTCCTTCCGGGCATTATGGATCTTTCCTTCCTGTACCCAATCGGGTGGGCAGTGCCTAATACTGCCGGTGTATACGAAATTCCGTTCCTAGACAGGATGGCCATTGTATTTGTGCTGTGCGTTGTGGGTATGTTCTTTATCAGTAAAAAAGAAACCCAGAAAGGCATACAGCCAAACGGCCTTGAAATTGATACTACTATGTTTAAAGTTACCCCATCATTTATGGCAGGTTCTGTTATTGTTGTGGGTATCACCGCCGCACTTTATACCATATTTTGGTAA
- the galK gene encoding galactokinase, whose amino-acid sequence MKKKLVQQVTASFKEQFNAEPGYVFLSPGRINIIGEHVDYNDGFVLPAAINKYVCFAVSENEDGQNTFFAKDLNESYSFNLNDELKPVDKMWVNFFLGVLQQMKERGFAMKGLNIAFSSTVPMGAGLSSSAAVECGYAFALNKIFDLGLTKEEIALIGQKSEHTYVGVNCGIMDQFASVFGKKNKVIKLDCNTLEYEYHNADFKDYALLLLDSKVKHTHLTSGYNDRRNEVEQGLAILKQHYPEVKTFRDLNEAQVEAVKDELGDVIYRRCLFVVREIQRVLDAVAALENQDFAELGRLMYATHTGLSKNYEVSCEEIDFLVDSVRNDENVLGARMMGGGFGGCSINLVKKEAVNGLIERIAKEYKEKFNIKLEAYKVKIAKGTTLYTEQHAGI is encoded by the coding sequence ATGAAAAAAAAGTTAGTACAGCAGGTTACGGCCAGCTTTAAAGAACAATTCAATGCAGAGCCGGGTTATGTGTTCCTGTCACCGGGACGCATCAACATTATTGGCGAGCACGTAGATTATAACGATGGTTTTGTGCTTCCGGCAGCCATCAATAAATATGTTTGTTTTGCGGTTTCAGAAAATGAAGACGGGCAAAATACTTTTTTTGCAAAAGACCTTAACGAGAGCTACAGTTTTAACCTTAACGATGAGCTTAAGCCTGTAGACAAAATGTGGGTAAACTTTTTCCTTGGTGTGCTACAGCAAATGAAAGAGCGTGGCTTTGCTATGAAAGGTCTTAACATTGCCTTTAGCAGTACAGTTCCTATGGGTGCCGGCCTTTCATCTTCGGCAGCGGTAGAGTGTGGTTATGCATTTGCGCTTAACAAAATATTCGACCTTGGCCTTACTAAGGAAGAAATTGCACTTATCGGCCAGAAATCAGAGCATACTTATGTAGGTGTTAACTGTGGTATCATGGATCAGTTTGCCAGCGTTTTTGGTAAAAAGAACAAGGTAATAAAACTGGATTGCAATACCCTGGAGTATGAATACCACAATGCCGATTTTAAAGATTATGCACTTTTACTGTTAGACAGTAAAGTAAAACATACACACCTTACCTCTGGCTACAACGACCGCCGTAACGAGGTAGAGCAGGGGCTTGCGATATTAAAGCAGCACTACCCTGAAGTAAAAACCTTCCGCGACCTTAACGAAGCGCAGGTTGAAGCTGTAAAAGACGAGCTGGGCGATGTTATTTACCGTCGCTGCCTGTTTGTAGTGCGCGAAATTCAGCGTGTGTTAGATGCTGTTGCTGCTTTAGAGAACCAGGATTTTGCAGAGTTGGGCAGGCTTATGTATGCTACACACACCGGCCTTAGCAAAAACTATGAGGTAAGCTGCGAGGAGATCGACTTTTTAGTAGACAGCGTGCGTAATGATGAGAATGTGCTGGGTGCCCGTATGATGGGTGGCGGCTTTGGCGGCTGTTCTATCAATCTGGTTAAAAAAGAAGCCGTTAACGGCCTTATAGAGCGCATTGCTAAAGAGTACAAAGAGAAATTTAATATTAAGCTTGAAGCTTACAAAGTTAAGATAGCTAAAGGCACCACATTATATACAGAACAACATGCAGGCATTTGA
- a CDS encoding glycoside hydrolase family 2 TIM barrel-domain containing protein — protein MKRITYILLSALAFAGCQGSKVTTARSKADFGKGWQFTKDSTAGTWQNVSLPHTANVEKLVPIKQFQGDSWYKKDFEVNASAQQNKVFLYFEGVMHDVEIWVNGKAVARHKGGYTPFTVDVSTWVKFGLQNSVALKVNNEDNPTIPPGKPLAELDFNYYGGVYRNVYLITTNKLHITDAVAAQKPAGGGLFLHFDKVDRSNAIGTLKTNVKNEFDKAQDVQLKAVLKDLNGKKHEFISDKITIAPFQDADILQDIAIAAPKLWSVTDPQQYELEVSVISGGKVTDSYTIKTGIRKAEVKEDGFYLNGEKLFINGTNRHQEYPYLGYAISDEAQYRDAVKIKSAGFDFVRLSHYPQSEAFLAACDELGILVMDCISGWQFFGDTAFQNNSYQEIRDLARRDRNHPSVIIWEVSLNESNMSEDYMKMANEVLREELPFKDILTAGWMDNPNYDLFIPARQHGQAPDYQINYSKGNRKILIAEYGDWEYYAQNAGFNQTAFGGLKEEERTSRQYRNSGEKRLLQQAFNFQEAYNSNLKGKNTIGQANWLMFDYNRGYSPDLETSGISDIFRLPKFAYYFYQSQRPAAQKLDKAVVQGPVVYIASYWNEQSNPKVTVHSNCDEVALYLDGTLVAKQKPVRNAFSDELQYPPFTFDLGKFTAGTLKAVGYINGKEVAQYEVKTPGKAAKIILEADLSGKAVNKDKPDTIFIYAKIVDENGTVLPDSAVSVTFTLEGANAALVGGATITADAGIAATLLRTENLNNTIKIKASAAGLPTAILEVK, from the coding sequence ATGAAAAGAATAACATATATACTATTATCAGCATTGGCCTTTGCAGGCTGCCAGGGTTCTAAAGTAACCACGGCACGCAGCAAAGCAGATTTTGGCAAAGGCTGGCAGTTTACAAAAGACAGTACCGCAGGTACATGGCAAAATGTTAGCCTGCCCCATACCGCCAATGTAGAAAAGCTGGTGCCCATAAAGCAATTTCAGGGTGATAGCTGGTATAAAAAAGATTTTGAGGTAAATGCCTCAGCACAGCAAAACAAAGTGTTTTTATACTTCGAAGGTGTAATGCACGATGTTGAGATTTGGGTGAATGGCAAAGCAGTTGCCCGGCACAAAGGTGGTTATACCCCGTTTACTGTAGATGTTAGCACATGGGTTAAGTTTGGGTTACAAAATTCAGTAGCATTAAAGGTAAACAATGAGGATAACCCAACAATACCGCCGGGCAAACCGCTTGCTGAACTCGATTTTAACTATTATGGTGGTGTGTACCGCAATGTGTACCTTATTACCACAAACAAGCTGCACATAACCGATGCCGTGGCTGCTCAAAAACCAGCTGGTGGCGGGTTGTTCCTGCACTTTGATAAAGTAGACAGATCGAATGCCATTGGTACCTTAAAGACCAATGTAAAAAATGAATTTGATAAAGCACAGGATGTTCAGCTTAAGGCAGTGCTTAAAGATCTGAATGGTAAAAAGCACGAATTTATATCAGACAAGATAACCATAGCGCCTTTTCAGGATGCTGACATTCTCCAGGATATAGCGATAGCAGCGCCTAAGCTTTGGTCGGTTACAGACCCGCAACAGTATGAGCTGGAAGTAAGCGTAATTTCAGGAGGAAAAGTTACAGACAGCTACACGATTAAAACAGGTATCCGTAAGGCAGAGGTAAAAGAAGATGGTTTTTACCTTAATGGCGAAAAATTGTTTATTAACGGTACCAACCGCCACCAGGAGTATCCGTATTTAGGGTATGCTATTTCTGATGAAGCACAGTACCGCGATGCCGTAAAGATAAAAAGCGCAGGCTTTGATTTTGTACGCCTGTCGCATTATCCGCAAAGCGAGGCATTTCTTGCCGCGTGCGATGAACTGGGCATACTGGTAATGGACTGTATTTCGGGATGGCAATTCTTTGGCGATACAGCTTTCCAGAACAACTCCTACCAGGAGATACGCGACCTTGCCCGCCGCGACCGTAACCACCCGAGTGTAATTATCTGGGAGGTTTCGCTTAACGAAAGTAACATGAGCGAAGATTACATGAAAATGGCAAATGAGGTATTACGGGAAGAACTTCCGTTTAAAGATATTCTTACTGCCGGATGGATGGATAACCCTAATTATGATTTGTTTATACCGGCGCGCCAGCACGGCCAGGCTCCGGATTACCAAATAAACTATAGCAAAGGCAATCGCAAGATATTAATAGCCGAATATGGCGACTGGGAATATTATGCGCAAAATGCGGGCTTTAACCAGACTGCCTTTGGCGGGCTTAAAGAAGAAGAGCGCACCAGCCGCCAGTACCGCAACAGTGGCGAGAAGCGTTTGCTGCAACAGGCATTTAACTTTCAGGAAGCTTATAATTCTAACCTTAAAGGGAAGAATACTATAGGACAGGCCAACTGGCTGATGTTTGACTATAACCGTGGCTACAGCCCTGATTTGGAAACATCGGGTATCAGCGATATTTTCCGCCTGCCTAAGTTTGCTTATTATTTTTACCAAAGCCAGCGCCCGGCTGCCCAAAAGCTTGATAAAGCGGTGGTACAGGGGCCAGTTGTTTACATAGCTTCTTATTGGAATGAGCAGTCTAACCCTAAAGTTACCGTACACAGTAATTGTGATGAGGTAGCCTTATACCTTGACGGCACATTAGTAGCAAAACAAAAGCCTGTTCGTAATGCCTTTAGTGATGAGCTTCAGTACCCGCCTTTTACTTTTGATCTTGGCAAATTTACTGCAGGAACATTAAAAGCAGTAGGGTATATAAACGGAAAAGAAGTTGCCCAATATGAGGTGAAAACACCGGGCAAGGCAGCTAAGATAATACTTGAGGCAGACCTGTCTGGCAAAGCGGTAAATAAAGATAAGCCCGATACCATATTTATCTACGCTAAAATTGTAGATGAAAACGGTACAGTACTGCCCGATAGCGCAGTGTCTGTAACCTTTACCCTTGAAGGGGCTAATGCCGCTCTTGTGGGAGGCGCTACCATAACTGCCGATGCCGGCATAGCCGCAACGCTGCTGCGCACCGAAAACCTGAATAACACGATCAAAATAAAGGCCTCAGCGGCCGGATTACCAACAGCTATTTTAGAAGTAAAATAA
- a CDS encoding glycoside hydrolase family 53 protein, with protein sequence MKRYLLLVALALLMAGCKTADTFYLGADLSYVNELEDCGAKYQYNGKPVAPYALFKEKGCNLVRIRLWHNPVTPYSNFEDVKKSLKKAKAQNMDALLDLHYSDTWADPGRQDIPAAWAAITDVNILADSVYNYTKRTLLALDKENLLPKMVQVGNETNSEVMQPAGKPKDKIDWKRNALLLNSGLRAVRETSKELGKDIEVMLHVAQPENALWWFKDATAAGITDYDRIGLSYYPLWSDVKFDGLPKAIDSLVTTYNKKVMIVETAYPNTMKNVDKANNILDEKALFKGYPATPQGQKDYMIKLVQLVKQGGGSGVIYWEPAWVTSSCKTLWGEGSHWDNATFFDSQNNNEALPAFDFYNTKNYK encoded by the coding sequence ATGAAACGGTATCTATTATTAGTTGCGCTGGCATTGCTTATGGCAGGATGTAAAACTGCCGATACGTTCTATTTGGGAGCCGATCTTTCTTATGTAAATGAACTTGAAGACTGCGGTGCAAAGTATCAGTATAATGGTAAGCCGGTAGCCCCTTATGCTTTGTTTAAAGAAAAAGGATGTAACCTGGTGCGGATACGTCTTTGGCACAATCCGGTCACGCCCTATTCTAATTTTGAAGATGTAAAAAAGTCGCTTAAAAAAGCAAAAGCCCAAAATATGGATGCGCTGCTGGACTTGCACTATTCAGACACATGGGCAGATCCGGGCAGGCAGGACATTCCTGCTGCATGGGCTGCTATTACTGATGTAAACATACTTGCTGATAGCGTGTATAATTATACTAAACGGACATTGCTTGCACTTGATAAAGAAAACCTGCTGCCAAAAATGGTACAGGTAGGCAACGAAACAAACAGCGAGGTAATGCAGCCTGCAGGCAAGCCTAAAGATAAGATAGACTGGAAACGTAATGCCCTTTTGCTAAACAGTGGCCTGCGTGCCGTTAGGGAAACGTCTAAAGAACTGGGTAAGGATATTGAGGTAATGCTGCACGTTGCGCAGCCGGAAAATGCACTGTGGTGGTTTAAAGATGCCACAGCGGCGGGCATTACAGATTATGACCGCATTGGGCTTTCATACTATCCATTATGGAGCGATGTTAAGTTTGATGGTTTGCCAAAAGCGATTGACAGCCTGGTAACTACCTACAACAAAAAGGTAATGATCGTAGAGACAGCCTATCCTAATACGATGAAGAATGTGGATAAGGCTAACAACATACTGGACGAGAAAGCCTTGTTTAAAGGCTATCCTGCCACACCACAAGGCCAGAAAGATTACATGATAAAGCTGGTGCAGCTGGTAAAACAAGGCGGTGGCAGTGGTGTAATTTACTGGGAACCGGCCTGGGTAACCAGCAGTTGCAAAACACTTTGGGGTGAGGGATCGCACTGGGATAACGCCACGTTTTTTGACAGCCAGAATAATAACGAAGCCTTACCGGCCTTCGATTTTTATAACACGAAGAATTATAAATGA
- a CDS encoding glycoside hydrolase family 53 protein codes for MKKIGMLLFMVVAAFGFTQCGDDDNNKNEGGGTAEDFIRAADMSFLPEIEQAGTVYYKGGQSEDALLTLKNAGVNTIRIRVWKNPANGHSGLAEVKALAQRVKAQGMKVWLTVHYSDTWADPSAQVKPQEWEGLSFNDLKAAAVTYTKQILTEVNPDIIQIGNETNDGFIYPEGNLTANESQYLQLVTAISAAIRAQSPNAKIMLHHAGTEGAEWFYNKVANVDYDYIGLSYYPVWHGKDLTALKNNITALGTAHNKKVVIAETAYPFTLGYNDWTNNIVGDQSQLVPGYAASAEGQKHFLLAVRKLVEDSSVGAGFAYWGTEWVAFKGEQATNGSTFENQALWDFSNNALPALDAFKKETE; via the coding sequence ATGAAAAAGATAGGAATGTTATTGTTCATGGTAGTTGCAGCATTTGGGTTTACCCAGTGTGGCGATGACGACAATAATAAAAATGAAGGAGGAGGTACAGCAGAGGATTTTATTCGTGCGGCAGATATGTCGTTCCTGCCGGAAATAGAGCAGGCGGGTACCGTATATTATAAAGGTGGGCAGAGCGAAGATGCATTGCTTACGCTTAAGAACGCGGGTGTAAATACCATACGCATCAGGGTATGGAAAAACCCTGCCAATGGGCATAGCGGTCTTGCTGAGGTTAAAGCTTTGGCGCAGCGCGTAAAAGCACAGGGCATGAAGGTGTGGCTTACAGTACACTATTCTGATACCTGGGCAGACCCTTCGGCGCAGGTAAAGCCTCAGGAGTGGGAAGGCCTTTCTTTTAACGATCTTAAAGCCGCTGCGGTAACCTATACAAAACAAATACTTACAGAGGTTAATCCTGATATCATCCAGATAGGTAACGAAACAAACGATGGCTTTATTTATCCTGAAGGAAACCTGACGGCTAACGAAAGCCAGTACCTGCAACTGGTAACGGCTATAAGTGCTGCCATTCGTGCACAATCGCCAAATGCTAAGATCATGCTGCACCACGCAGGTACAGAGGGTGCTGAATGGTTTTATAATAAGGTAGCAAATGTAGATTATGATTATATAGGCCTGTCCTATTACCCTGTATGGCACGGGAAAGACCTTACTGCCCTGAAAAACAATATTACGGCACTGGGTACGGCACATAACAAAAAAGTGGTAATTGCCGAAACAGCCTATCCTTTTACGCTGGGTTATAACGACTGGACAAATAATATTGTAGGCGATCAAAGCCAGCTTGTTCCGGGCTATGCAGCATCTGCCGAAGGTCAAAAGCACTTTTTGCTTGCCGTGCGCAAGCTTGTTGAAGACAGTAGCGTGGGTGCCGGTTTTGCCTATTGGGGTACAGAGTGGGTTGCTTTTAAAGGCGAGCAGGCTACCAATGGTTCTACGTTTGAAAACCAGGCGCTTTGGGATTTTAGTAACAACGCTTTGCCTGCGCTTGATGCCTTTAAAAAAGAGACAGAGTAA
- a CDS encoding UDP-glucose--hexose-1-phosphate uridylyltransferase yields the protein MQAFDNNEHPHRRFNPLMGEWVLVSPHRAKRPWQGQKESAGGEERPHYDPTCYLCAGNLRSDGTRNDDYKDVFVFDNDFPSLLKEEVETPAATSPLFQLKPERGINRVICFSPRHDLTLPEMEVSDIEKVVEVWKEQYIDLGSNSFINHVQIFENKGAVMGCSNPHPHGQIWSQSSLPTNVEKTQANLKKYFDANGRSLLADYLAEELERKERIVLENEHFVALVPFWAIWPFETLIVSKRHFGNITEMTAEEKTAFADAIKRLTVKYDNLFETSFPYSSGIHQTPTDGEDHPEWHFHMHFYPPLLRSATVKKFMVGYELMAEAQRDISPEKSAATLRELSEVHYKQK from the coding sequence ATGCAGGCATTTGATAATAACGAGCATCCGCACCGCAGGTTTAACCCCCTAATGGGCGAATGGGTACTGGTATCGCCACACAGGGCTAAACGCCCGTGGCAGGGACAAAAAGAAAGTGCAGGAGGCGAAGAGCGTCCGCATTACGATCCTACCTGCTACCTGTGTGCCGGCAACCTTAGGAGCGACGGTACACGTAACGACGATTACAAAGATGTTTTTGTTTTTGATAACGATTTCCCGTCATTATTAAAAGAAGAGGTAGAAACACCTGCTGCTACAAGTCCTTTATTTCAGCTTAAGCCAGAGCGTGGCATTAACCGCGTTATCTGCTTTTCGCCAAGGCACGACCTTACACTTCCTGAAATGGAGGTAAGCGATATTGAAAAGGTAGTTGAAGTCTGGAAAGAACAGTACATAGACCTGGGTAGTAATAGCTTTATCAACCACGTACAGATATTTGAAAACAAAGGTGCTGTAATGGGTTGTTCTAACCCGCACCCGCACGGGCAGATATGGAGCCAGAGCTCACTGCCTACTAATGTGGAAAAGACGCAGGCCAACCTTAAAAAATATTTTGACGCTAACGGTCGCAGCCTTTTGGCAGATTACCTTGCCGAAGAGCTGGAGCGTAAAGAGCGCATTGTTTTAGAAAATGAGCACTTTGTAGCACTTGTGCCTTTTTGGGCAATATGGCCTTTTGAAACGCTTATTGTAAGCAAAAGGCATTTTGGCAATATTACAGAAATGACTGCTGAAGAAAAAACAGCCTTTGCCGATGCTATAAAACGCCTTACGGTAAAGTATGATAACCTTTTTGAAACGTCATTCCCTTACTCATCAGGTATTCACCAGACACCTACAGATGGAGAAGACCACCCTGAATGGCATTTCCACATGCACTTTTACCCGCCGTTATTGCGCTCTGCTACCGTTAAGAAATTTATGGTAGGCTACGAGCTGATGGCCGAAGCGCAAAGGGATATTTCGCCGGAAAAGAGCGCTGCCACGCTTAGGGAACTTTCTGAAGTGCACTACAAGCAAAAATAA